The following coding sequences are from one Devosia yakushimensis window:
- a CDS encoding DUF2207 domain-containing protein → MPPIARLVAWLLLALALCLPAAAREEIRNFASDVALHVDGSVEVVETVEVMAEGIDIRRGIYRDIPTVMLSPSGSKIRSGLDVQAVTRDGQPEPFRTERMGNFVRVWIGDSSSFISRGRHSYTITYTMTRMARSFADHDELYWNATGNYWIFPIVNSTARVTLPQGAVISDLIAYTGPVGSTEQAVTITRNSDSTATFRTNRELGAGEGMSFAVKFQKGILTLPTGLDALLIWLSDLREIVLPILGVVLVLAYNLIAWNKVGRDPPKGTIIPLFHPPKDFSPALTHYVHKWGFDKSGWTALTAAIFDLGVKGLVKIDNPKKTLSVSTTGKEPEAALPTGEQLLFSYFQSRGEVTVDKKTGPELEKKRGEFVSAIESENRSVWFRHNTGYAILGFVIAIAALAALVIFDVLEPLWLFIGVVSGLLLGVFGTVASTLWKGGGFRKFFILLWVVIVGFNIFAGGLETFSRLSVNTAALAALSIVLITVVFAVLMHAPTIQGRKIMDQIDGFKLYLETAEKNRLNINGEPPMSVERFERILPYAIALGVEKPWSEHFEGELARNAVNDVAVSSGIYSPLWYSGGSSFSSGKISSAISAAATGMSAAMVAAQPAQASSSGFSSGGGGGGGGFSGGGGGGGGGGGW, encoded by the coding sequence ATGCCGCCAATTGCCCGCCTTGTCGCCTGGCTGCTGCTCGCGCTTGCTTTGTGTCTGCCGGCTGCCGCGCGCGAGGAAATCCGCAATTTCGCTTCCGACGTAGCGCTGCACGTCGACGGCTCGGTCGAAGTTGTAGAGACCGTTGAGGTCATGGCCGAGGGCATCGATATCCGCCGGGGTATCTATCGCGACATTCCCACGGTGATGCTCTCCCCGTCGGGTTCCAAGATCCGTTCCGGCCTGGATGTCCAGGCCGTCACCCGCGATGGCCAGCCTGAGCCGTTCCGCACCGAGCGGATGGGCAATTTCGTGCGCGTGTGGATTGGCGACAGCAGCAGCTTTATTTCGCGCGGCAGGCACAGCTATACCATCACCTACACCATGACCCGCATGGCCCGCAGCTTTGCCGACCATGACGAGCTCTACTGGAACGCTACCGGCAATTACTGGATTTTCCCCATCGTCAATTCCACGGCGCGGGTGACCCTGCCGCAGGGCGCCGTGATTTCCGATCTAATCGCCTATACCGGCCCCGTGGGCTCGACCGAGCAGGCGGTGACTATCACCCGCAATTCCGATTCGACCGCCACTTTCCGCACCAATCGCGAGCTTGGCGCGGGCGAAGGCATGAGCTTTGCCGTCAAGTTCCAGAAAGGCATACTGACGCTGCCGACCGGGCTCGATGCCCTGCTGATTTGGCTCTCCGATCTGCGCGAAATCGTGCTGCCCATCCTGGGCGTCGTGCTGGTGCTGGCCTACAATCTCATCGCCTGGAACAAGGTGGGCCGCGATCCGCCCAAAGGCACGATTATCCCCCTGTTCCACCCGCCCAAGGATTTTTCCCCGGCGCTCACTCATTATGTCCACAAATGGGGCTTTGACAAATCCGGCTGGACCGCGCTGACCGCCGCGATCTTTGATCTGGGCGTCAAAGGCCTGGTCAAAATCGACAATCCCAAAAAGACACTCTCGGTGAGCACCACCGGCAAGGAACCTGAAGCGGCGTTACCGACCGGCGAGCAATTGCTGTTTTCCTATTTCCAGTCCAGGGGCGAGGTAACAGTCGACAAGAAAACCGGGCCCGAGCTGGAAAAGAAGCGCGGCGAATTCGTCTCCGCCATCGAGAGCGAGAACCGCAGCGTCTGGTTCCGGCACAATACCGGTTATGCGATATTGGGTTTCGTCATTGCCATCGCCGCGCTCGCTGCCCTGGTGATATTCGACGTGCTCGAGCCGCTGTGGCTCTTCATCGGCGTAGTCTCGGGCCTCCTGCTGGGCGTCTTCGGCACTGTTGCCAGCACGCTCTGGAAGGGTGGTGGTTTCCGCAAATTTTTCATCCTGCTTTGGGTGGTGATTGTCGGCTTCAACATCTTTGCCGGCGGGCTCGAAACCTTCAGCCGCCTCTCGGTCAATACGGCAGCTTTGGCCGCGCTTTCCATCGTCTTGATCACCGTGGTCTTTGCCGTGCTGATGCACGCGCCCACCATCCAGGGCCGCAAGATCATGGACCAGATCGATGGCTTCAAACTTTATCTCGAAACTGCCGAGAAGAACCGGCTCAACATCAATGGCGAGCCGCCGATGAGCGTGGAGCGTTTCGAGCGCATTCTGCCTTATGCCATTGCTTTGGGCGTCGAAAAGCCATGGTCGGAGCATTTCGAGGGTGAGCTGGCACGTAATGCTGTGAACGATGTCGCGGTCAGCAGCGGCATCTACAGCCCCCTCTGGTATTCGGGCGGTTCGTCATTCTCCTCGGGCAAGATTTCCAGCGCCATCAGCGCCGCCGCAACCGGTATGTCGGCGGCCATGGTTGCCGCCCAACCCGCGCAGGCCAGTTCCTCTGGCTTCAGCTCCGGCGGTGGAGGAGGGGGAGGTGGTTTCTCCGGCGGTGGGGGCGGCGGCGGTGGCGGCGGCGGATGGTGA
- a CDS encoding LemA family protein produces MTTWIILAVVVVAAVYAVTIYNGLVKNRQMVEEGWSGIDVQLKRRTDLIPNLMETVKGYMGHERETLEAVTNARAAATSAASGSPKERAKAESQLSSALGRLIATAEAYPDLKANTTFLEFQTALQGVEDEIQMARRYYNGAVRNLNVMVESVPSNFIAGPFGFKKAEYFELENEADRAVPSVKFN; encoded by the coding sequence ATGACCACCTGGATCATTCTTGCCGTTGTCGTCGTCGCGGCGGTCTATGCCGTCACCATCTATAACGGTCTGGTCAAGAACCGGCAGATGGTGGAGGAAGGCTGGTCGGGTATCGATGTCCAGCTCAAACGCCGCACCGATCTCATCCCCAATCTCATGGAAACCGTGAAGGGCTATATGGGCCATGAACGGGAAACGCTTGAAGCGGTGACCAATGCGCGCGCTGCCGCCACCAGCGCCGCCTCCGGCTCGCCCAAGGAGCGGGCCAAGGCCGAAAGCCAACTGTCCTCGGCACTGGGCCGCCTCATCGCCACCGCCGAGGCCTATCCCGACCTCAAGGCCAATACCACTTTTCTCGAATTCCAGACGGCCCTGCAGGGCGTGGAAGATGAAATCCAGATGGCGCGGCGCTATTACAATGGCGCCGTGCGCAACCTCAATGTGATGGTCGAATCCGTCCCCTCGAACTTCATCGCCGGCCCCTTCGGGTTCAAAAAGGCCGAATATTTCGAGCTGGAGAACGAAGCCGACCGCGCCGTGCCCTCCGTCAAGTTCAACTGA
- the rnk gene encoding nucleoside diphosphate kinase regulator: protein MNTQDYNDLTPEIILGEADHKQLNILAMAGLTHTPDQSDDLLYELERARILDDAEVPADIVRMGSSVRYRTDNGQEHSVTLVYPVDADIAAGRISIMTPVGTALIGLRVGQSISWRSRDNRKHMLTVLTVRQPVAAE from the coding sequence ATGAATACCCAAGACTATAACGACCTGACGCCCGAAATCATTCTGGGCGAGGCCGACCACAAGCAACTCAACATCCTGGCCATGGCCGGGCTTACTCACACGCCGGACCAGTCCGACGATCTGCTCTATGAGCTGGAGCGCGCGCGCATTCTCGACGATGCCGAGGTTCCCGCTGATATCGTGCGCATGGGCTCGTCGGTCCGTTACCGCACCGACAATGGCCAGGAACATTCGGTGACGCTGGTTTATCCGGTGGACGCCGATATCGCGGCCGGCCGCATCTCGATCATGACCCCGGTCGGCACGGCACTGATCGGCCTGCGCGTGGGCCAGTCGATCAGCTGGCGCAGCCGGGATAACCGCAAGCACATGCTGACGGTTTTGACCGTGCGCCAGCCGGTGGCGGCCGAGTAA
- a CDS encoding glycine--tRNA ligase subunit alpha, translating to MTDRPAHMDPKNSFQGLILTLQQFWAEQGCVILQPYDMPMGAGTSHTATVLRALGPKPWNAAYAQPSRRPKDGRYGENPNRLQHYYQFQVILKPSPANIQDLYLKSLYAIGIDPALHDLRFVEDDWENPTLGAWGLGWEVWCDGMEVSQFTYFQQVAGFECNPVSGELTYGLERLACYLQNVDSIMELNFNGGVGDAKVSYADVFLQNEQESSKYNFEAADTEMLFRHFADAEKECRAVLEKGAQANRQTMAIPAYEQVLKAAHNFNLLDARGVISVTERQSYILRIRELAKSCGEAWLQTAGGGAE from the coding sequence ATGACCGACCGCCCCGCGCATATGGACCCCAAGAATTCGTTCCAGGGCCTGATCCTCACGCTGCAGCAATTCTGGGCGGAGCAGGGTTGTGTCATCCTGCAGCCCTATGACATGCCCATGGGCGCCGGCACCTCGCACACTGCAACCGTCTTGCGCGCGCTGGGGCCAAAGCCGTGGAACGCGGCCTATGCGCAGCCCTCGCGTCGCCCCAAGGATGGGCGTTACGGTGAAAATCCCAATCGCCTGCAGCACTATTATCAGTTCCAGGTGATCCTGAAGCCCTCTCCGGCCAATATCCAGGACCTCTATCTCAAGTCGCTCTATGCCATCGGCATCGATCCGGCCCTGCACGATCTGCGCTTCGTCGAAGACGATTGGGAAAACCCCACCCTGGGCGCCTGGGGGCTGGGCTGGGAAGTGTGGTGCGATGGCATGGAAGTCAGCCAGTTCACCTATTTCCAGCAGGTCGCCGGCTTTGAATGCAACCCGGTTTCGGGCGAGTTGACCTATGGGTTGGAGCGCCTCGCCTGTTACCTCCAAAACGTTGATTCCATTATGGAACTCAACTTCAATGGCGGTGTGGGCGATGCCAAGGTGAGCTATGCCGATGTGTTCCTGCAGAACGAGCAGGAATCCAGCAAATACAATTTCGAAGCCGCTGACACCGAAATGCTGTTCCGCCACTTTGCGGACGCCGAGAAGGAATGCCGTGCGGTCCTCGAAAAGGGCGCGCAGGCCAACCGGCAGACCATGGCCATCCCCGCTTACGAGCAGGTGCTCAAGGCCGCGCACAATTTCAACCTGCTCGATGCGCGCGGCGTGATCTCGGTGACGGAGCGGCAGAGCTACATCCTGCGCATCCGCGAATTGGCCAAATCCTGCGGTGAAGCCTGGCTGCAGACCGCGGGCGGCGGGGCCGAGTAG
- a CDS encoding S49 family peptidase: MAATPSKPRNWLSRLVRRAPVIPVVRLHGVIAAEQRQGRLNIASVAPLLKRAFAIKSAPAIAIIVNSPGGSPVQSRLISKRIRDLADEHNKPVLVFVEDAAASGGYFIAVAGDEIIADPSSIVGSIGVIMAGFGFVGALEKLGVERRVHTAGINKSTLDPFLPEKQSDVDRIKQFELDIHNVFIDVVKMRRGAKLKAADDVLFTGEWWPGVRGIELGLIDTLGDIHEILHTRYGKDVELKMIEPKRSWFSLPRFGFSASGLSADVAATIEDRAIWARFGL, encoded by the coding sequence ATGGCCGCGACCCCTAGCAAGCCGCGCAACTGGCTCAGCCGCCTCGTGCGGCGTGCTCCCGTCATTCCCGTCGTACGCCTGCATGGCGTCATCGCCGCCGAACAGCGCCAGGGTCGGCTCAACATTGCCAGTGTCGCCCCACTGCTCAAGCGCGCCTTTGCCATCAAATCCGCCCCCGCCATCGCGATCATCGTCAATTCGCCCGGTGGCTCGCCGGTGCAGAGCCGGCTGATCTCCAAACGCATTCGCGACCTGGCCGACGAGCACAACAAGCCCGTCCTGGTCTTTGTCGAGGATGCTGCCGCCTCCGGCGGCTATTTCATTGCCGTGGCCGGCGACGAAATTATCGCCGATCCATCCTCTATCGTCGGATCGATCGGTGTCATCATGGCCGGCTTCGGCTTCGTCGGTGCACTGGAAAAATTGGGTGTCGAACGCCGCGTTCATACCGCTGGCATCAACAAGTCGACCCTCGATCCCTTCCTGCCTGAAAAGCAGAGTGATGTGGATCGCATCAAGCAGTTCGAATTGGACATTCATAACGTGTTCATCGATGTCGTCAAAATGCGGCGCGGCGCCAAGTTGAAAGCTGCCGACGACGTGCTGTTCACCGGCGAATGGTGGCCGGGCGTACGCGGCATCGAACTCGGCCTGATCGATACGCTGGGCGATATTCACGAAATCCTCCACACCCGCTACGGCAAGGATGTCGAACTGAAAATGATCGAACCCAAACGCAGCTGGTTCAGCCTGCCGCGCTTCGGTTTTTCGGCGTCTGGCCTCTCCGCCGACGTCGCCGCCACCATCGAGGACCGCGCCATCTGGGCGCGTTTTGGGCTCTAG
- a CDS encoding tRNA1(Val) (adenine(37)-N6)-methyltransferase — protein sequence MLLGAAVAEDCERLLDLGSGVGTAAFVALAHAPACHGTLVEQNPEMAALARDNAATNGFAARTLVIEADVTAKGGDRKAAGLIENGYDSVIANPPFFEAGAGTLATTTGRAAARHMDAAALDLWVRTAATSAAANGEVIFIYPVESLAPLLAAFSQRFGGLTLLPLAPRPDAPANRVLLRGLKGSRAPLRMLASRALHDAEGRAFRPEFDAIFRGIARLDW from the coding sequence GTGCTGCTCGGCGCAGCTGTCGCCGAGGATTGCGAACGCCTGCTCGATCTAGGCAGCGGCGTCGGCACAGCGGCTTTCGTCGCGCTGGCCCACGCTCCCGCCTGCCATGGCACTCTTGTCGAGCAGAACCCGGAAATGGCCGCCCTGGCGCGCGACAATGCCGCAACCAACGGCTTTGCTGCCCGTACTCTGGTCATCGAGGCAGATGTTACCGCCAAGGGCGGCGATCGCAAGGCGGCCGGTCTCATCGAAAATGGCTATGACAGCGTCATCGCCAACCCACCTTTCTTCGAAGCCGGCGCCGGCACCCTCGCCACCACGACCGGTCGTGCCGCCGCTCGCCATATGGATGCCGCCGCGCTCGATCTCTGGGTCCGCACCGCCGCCACTTCGGCTGCGGCCAATGGCGAAGTCATTTTTATCTACCCGGTCGAAAGCCTGGCGCCTTTGTTGGCCGCGTTCAGCCAGCGTTTTGGCGGCCTGACCCTGTTGCCGCTGGCCCCACGCCCCGACGCTCCGGCCAATCGCGTGCTGCTGCGGGGCTTGAAGGGCTCCCGCGCGCCGCTGCGCATGCTGGCCAGCCGCGCCCTGCACGATGCCGAGGGGCGTGCTTTCCGGCCGGAGTTCGATGCAATCTTTCGTGGGATTGCCCGCCTCGACTGGTAA
- a CDS encoding polyprenyl synthetase family protein, producing MREAQSATPIERLVAATEADMAKVNELILSRAESHVDMVPELARYLIESGGKRLRPMLTVAAAALFGRGNGSAVNFAAAVEFMHNATLLHDDVVDDSDMRRGKPAARMVWGNKASILVGDFLLGQAFMMMVETGDIASLGVLSAASAVMAEGEVFQLAKTGDLDTTPDDYAEVIRAKTAVLFEAACKVGAMAGGADATGAEALGIYGLELGKAFQLVDDALDYGGQSGTLGKNTGDDLREGKMTLPVILALANGSEAERAVISAALGNAEANAEEVAAVVAIMERHGALGRTLEQAQAHARAAQEALRALPASEMRTLLGDVVEFSVMRAF from the coding sequence ATGCGAGAGGCGCAGAGCGCCACGCCGATCGAACGGCTTGTCGCCGCCACCGAGGCCGACATGGCCAAGGTCAATGAATTGATTCTGTCGCGCGCCGAATCGCATGTCGACATGGTGCCCGAGCTGGCCCGCTATCTGATCGAGAGCGGCGGCAAGCGGTTGCGCCCGATGCTGACCGTGGCCGCAGCAGCCCTGTTCGGCCGAGGCAATGGCAGCGCGGTCAATTTCGCCGCGGCTGTGGAATTCATGCATAATGCCACCCTGCTGCATGACGATGTGGTGGACGATAGTGACATGCGCCGGGGCAAGCCGGCGGCCCGCATGGTGTGGGGCAACAAGGCCTCGATCCTGGTCGGCGATTTCCTGCTCGGCCAGGCTTTCATGATGATGGTGGAGACCGGCGACATAGCCTCGCTGGGCGTGCTGTCGGCTGCGTCGGCGGTGATGGCCGAGGGCGAAGTGTTCCAGCTGGCCAAGACGGGTGACCTCGACACCACGCCTGACGATTATGCCGAGGTGATCCGCGCCAAGACTGCCGTATTGTTCGAAGCCGCCTGCAAGGTGGGCGCCATGGCGGGCGGCGCCGACGCGACCGGGGCAGAGGCTTTGGGCATTTATGGGCTCGAGCTGGGCAAGGCCTTCCAATTGGTGGATGACGCGCTCGACTATGGCGGGCAAAGCGGCACGCTGGGCAAGAATACCGGCGACGACCTGCGCGAAGGCAAGATGACGCTGCCGGTGATTCTAGCGCTGGCAAACGGCAGCGAGGCGGAGCGGGCGGTGATTTCGGCCGCGCTGGGCAATGCCGAAGCAAACGCCGAAGAAGTGGCGGCAGTCGTCGCGATCATGGAGCGCCATGGCGCGCTGGGGCGGACGCTCGAGCAGGCACAGGCCCATGCACGTGCGGCGCAAGAGGCGCTCCGTGCCCTGCCGGCGTCGGAAATGCGCACGCTGTTGGGCGACGTAGTCGAATTCAGCGTGATGCGGGCCTTCTAG
- a CDS encoding 4-(cytidine 5'-diphospho)-2-C-methyl-D-erythritol kinase, translated as MSEIQFQAAPAKINLALHITRRREDGYHDLESLIVFADVADEIEAAPAPIDSLAITGPFARGLGNGETNLVSRAVAAFRARWPGAVDAGLALTLHKNLPVAAGIGGGSADAAAALRLMSGLAKQPIPVAELSALAAQLGADVPACLLSQPLVARGIGEILAPLQQFPLCHIVLVNPMVPLATADVFRRLRSHDNYPLPALPEPLTRPAQLGIWLAETRNDLEPPAIKLVPVIGDLIERLRAAPGCILARMSGSGATVFGLFGSSTQAHQAASDLRQASPDHWVAAAPLIVP; from the coding sequence ATGTCCGAAATCCAGTTCCAGGCAGCGCCGGCCAAGATCAATCTGGCGCTGCACATCACCCGCCGCCGCGAGGATGGCTATCACGACCTCGAAAGCCTCATCGTCTTTGCCGATGTGGCTGACGAGATCGAGGCCGCGCCCGCGCCCATCGACAGTCTTGCCATTACCGGCCCTTTCGCCAGGGGGCTGGGCAATGGCGAGACCAATCTGGTATCGCGCGCCGTCGCCGCCTTCCGCGCGCGCTGGCCTGGCGCGGTGGATGCCGGCCTTGCTCTCACCCTGCACAAGAATCTGCCGGTGGCCGCTGGCATTGGTGGCGGCTCCGCCGATGCTGCCGCTGCATTGCGCCTGATGTCGGGATTGGCAAAACAGCCCATTCCCGTCGCGGAGCTTTCGGCTCTGGCGGCGCAGCTCGGCGCCGACGTGCCCGCCTGCCTGCTGTCGCAGCCGTTGGTGGCGCGGGGCATCGGCGAAATCCTTGCTCCCCTGCAGCAATTTCCGCTCTGCCATATCGTACTGGTCAATCCGATGGTGCCGCTGGCCACCGCCGACGTGTTCCGCCGGCTGCGCAGCCACGACAATTATCCCTTGCCCGCGCTGCCCGAGCCGCTGACGCGGCCGGCCCAATTGGGCATCTGGTTGGCCGAAACCCGCAACGACCTCGAACCGCCCGCCATCAAGCTGGTCCCCGTGATTGGTGATCTGATCGAGCGTCTGCGCGCCGCCCCCGGCTGCATCCTCGCCCGCATGTCCGGCTCCGGCGCTACGGTCTTCGGCCTTTTCGGTTCAAGCACCCAGGCCCATCAGGCCGCCAGCGATCTACGCCAGGCCAGCCCGGACCACTGGGTCGCTGCCGCGCCGCTGATCGTGCCTTAG
- a CDS encoding tetratricopeptide repeat protein: MTLLVNRLARPALVVLMLAAFAAPLAAQTKSNQSLDMLSLFRSSVTGSYMAGQQALKDMRTEEAARYFNQAAQADWDNPVLVERAFIGFAVDGQIGQAAATAKHLLELDPRNELGELVVATEALKERRYDAAEKMLGAIGQDSFTGITAGILQAWALVGDNRFSEAEALLDKLGANGLEDFLVFHRALMAEAAGETDKAIALAGKAYDAEPFVARIVEVYARILANAGRFDEAKDVIAQFEERGLTHPIVTRVKQAIEAGQRPGIFATNVQVGAAEMFHGIGVALSRDGSLDLALVFLRMGLYLDPSADVISLALGQLLDTAGQHDAANRIYEAVPATSVMKSTAVVRVAQNLDAIGNRAEALRRLGNIVATRPDDLDAVSVLGDLLRYDEQYVPAAEAYSKALELTGGENASDWRFYYVRGIAYERAKQWPKAEADFLEALKLNPDQPQVLNYLGYSWIDQDMNLEPALEMIEKAVKAVPQDGYIVDSLGWAFYKLGRLDEAVATLEQAVLLRPNDAEINDHLGDAYWKAGRRLEAKFQWNVAASVDQEGNVKERVAPKLANGLTEETEEAGHTATQ; the protein is encoded by the coding sequence GTGACATTGCTCGTGAACCGTCTCGCGCGACCCGCCCTTGTGGTGCTGATGCTGGCGGCGTTTGCCGCCCCCCTGGCCGCCCAGACCAAGTCTAACCAGTCCCTCGATATGCTGTCCCTGTTCCGCTCCAGCGTCACCGGCTCCTATATGGCCGGCCAGCAGGCGCTCAAGGACATGCGGACCGAAGAAGCCGCGCGCTATTTCAACCAGGCTGCGCAGGCCGATTGGGACAATCCGGTGCTGGTCGAGCGCGCGTTCATCGGCTTTGCCGTCGATGGCCAGATCGGCCAGGCCGCGGCCACCGCCAAGCATCTGCTCGAACTCGACCCGCGCAATGAGCTGGGCGAATTGGTGGTTGCTACCGAAGCGCTCAAGGAGCGCCGCTATGACGCGGCCGAGAAAATGCTCGGCGCCATCGGCCAGGACAGCTTTACCGGCATCACCGCCGGCATCCTGCAGGCCTGGGCGCTGGTGGGCGACAATCGTTTTTCCGAGGCCGAAGCCCTGCTCGATAAGCTCGGCGCCAATGGCCTCGAGGATTTCCTGGTGTTCCACCGCGCCTTGATGGCCGAGGCTGCCGGGGAGACCGACAAGGCCATTGCCCTGGCCGGCAAGGCCTATGACGCCGAGCCCTTCGTCGCCCGGATCGTCGAGGTCTATGCCCGCATCCTCGCCAATGCCGGCCGCTTCGACGAGGCCAAGGATGTCATCGCCCAGTTCGAGGAACGCGGGCTGACCCACCCCATCGTCACCCGCGTGAAGCAGGCCATCGAAGCCGGGCAGCGCCCGGGCATTTTCGCTACCAATGTTCAGGTCGGCGCCGCCGAAATGTTCCATGGCATTGGCGTGGCCCTGTCGCGCGATGGGAGCCTAGATCTGGCGCTGGTCTTCCTGCGCATGGGGCTCTATCTCGATCCCTCCGCCGATGTGATCTCGCTGGCGCTTGGGCAATTGCTCGATACCGCCGGCCAGCATGATGCCGCCAACCGCATCTATGAGGCGGTTCCGGCCACCTCGGTCATGAAATCGACCGCAGTGGTCCGCGTTGCCCAAAATCTCGATGCCATCGGCAATCGCGCCGAGGCGCTGCGCCGGCTGGGCAATATCGTGGCCACGCGCCCCGACGATCTCGACGCGGTTTCGGTCTTGGGCGATCTCTTACGCTATGACGAGCAATATGTGCCCGCCGCCGAGGCCTATTCCAAGGCGCTGGAGCTGACCGGCGGCGAAAACGCCTCCGACTGGCGCTTCTATTACGTGCGCGGCATTGCCTATGAACGCGCCAAGCAATGGCCCAAGGCCGAAGCCGATTTCCTCGAAGCGCTCAAGCTCAATCCCGACCAGCCTCAGGTGCTGAATTATCTGGGCTATAGCTGGATCGATCAGGACATGAACCTCGAACCGGCGCTGGAAATGATCGAAAAGGCCGTCAAGGCCGTGCCGCAGGATGGCTATATCGTCGATTCGCTCGGCTGGGCTTTCTACAAGCTGGGCCGGCTGGACGAAGCGGTAGCCACGCTCGAACAGGCCGTGCTGCTGCGCCCCAACGACGCCGAGATCAACGACCATCTAGGCGATGCTTACTGGAAAGCAGGGCGGCGCCTTGAAGCCAAGTTCCAGTGGAATGTGGCCGCTTCGGTCGATCAGGAAGGCAATGTCAAGGAGCGCGTCGCTCCCAAGCTTGCCAATGGTCTGACCGAAGAGACTGAAGAAGCCGGCCACACCGCCACCCAATAG
- a CDS encoding uracil-DNA glycosylase codes for MAQEPFLNHDDMVGMLDWYRAAGVDVAVGEEPVDRFAQRPPVRAAMPPPVAAASGERAVAPPAPALGGDPSEARALAGSAETLDQLQAILGAYDGCGLKLRATQLVFADGNPEAEIMLIGEAPGAEEDRQGKPFVGKSGQLLDRMLAAIGLDRTKVYIANTVPWRPPGNRTPTPEEMALCLPFLHRQVELVAPKVVMTLGGPAMQTVFSTTAGIIKMRGKWSNVSIGRHEVEAMPTLHPAYLLRNPAAKQQAWRDLLSLRMRIEALGIV; via the coding sequence ATGGCTCAAGAACCTTTCCTCAATCACGATGACATGGTCGGCATGCTCGACTGGTATCGCGCTGCCGGCGTGGATGTCGCCGTGGGCGAGGAACCGGTCGATCGCTTCGCCCAGCGCCCGCCGGTGCGGGCCGCCATGCCCCCGCCCGTTGCGGCAGCAAGCGGAGAGCGGGCCGTCGCGCCCCCTGCCCCGGCATTGGGCGGCGATCCCAGCGAGGCGCGGGCTTTGGCCGGCAGCGCCGAAACGCTGGACCAGCTTCAGGCCATTCTGGGCGCCTATGACGGCTGCGGGCTCAAATTGCGGGCGACGCAACTGGTCTTTGCCGATGGCAATCCCGAGGCCGAGATCATGCTGATCGGGGAGGCGCCGGGCGCCGAGGAGGACCGGCAGGGCAAGCCCTTCGTCGGCAAATCCGGGCAATTGCTCGACCGTATGCTGGCGGCCATCGGGCTCGACCGCACCAAGGTCTATATCGCCAATACCGTACCGTGGCGGCCGCCGGGCAATCGCACCCCGACGCCCGAGGAAATGGCGCTCTGCCTGCCGTTCCTGCACCGGCAAGTGGAGCTGGTAGCGCCCAAAGTGGTGATGACGCTGGGCGGGCCGGCCATGCAGACGGTGTTTTCCACTACCGCCGGCATCATCAAGATGCGCGGCAAGTGGAGCAATGTGAGCATCGGGCGGCATGAGGTGGAAGCCATGCCGACGCTGCATCCGGCCTATCTCCTGCGCAATCCGGCCGCCAAGCAGCAGGCCTGGCGGGATTTGCTGAGCTTGCGGATGCGGATCGAGGCGCTGGGGATAGTTTAA